A window from Chitinivorax sp. PXF-14 encodes these proteins:
- the coaD gene encoding pantetheine-phosphate adenylyltransferase has protein sequence MKRAVYAGSFDPVTKGHLWMIEQGVKLFDELVVAIGLNPEKRYTFSVGERKVMLKECTRHLPHLRVEAFENQFLVNYAKSIGANYILRGIRSTSDYEFERTMRYINGDLFPDIDTLFLMPPREIAEVSSTMVKGLVGPDGWQQVVKQYVPEAVYQHLLDNAAQGS, from the coding sequence ATGAAACGTGCGGTTTACGCAGGTAGTTTTGACCCTGTCACCAAGGGGCATCTCTGGATGATCGAGCAGGGGGTCAAGCTGTTTGATGAGCTGGTGGTGGCAATCGGCCTCAACCCCGAGAAGCGCTACACCTTCAGTGTCGGCGAACGCAAGGTGATGCTCAAGGAGTGCACCCGCCACCTGCCGCATCTACGTGTCGAGGCCTTCGAGAACCAGTTTCTCGTCAATTACGCCAAGTCCATCGGGGCCAACTACATCCTGCGCGGCATCCGCTCCACCAGCGATTACGAGTTCGAACGCACCATGCGCTATATCAATGGCGACCTGTTTCCGGACATCGACACGCTATTCCTCATGCCGCCACGCGAGATCGCCGAGGTCAGCTCCACCATGGTGAAGGGCCTGGTCGGCCCCGACGGCTGGCAGCAGGTGGTCAAGCAGTATGTGCCGGAAGCGGTGTATCAGCATCTTCTCGACAACGCAGCGCAGGGGTCCTGA
- a CDS encoding class I SAM-dependent methyltransferase yields the protein MADLSAFENRLRKNLKHWGKWARRNGIQCYRLYDRDVPEFPLIVDIYGERVHLQEVDTGWQMDEADYQSWLDAVRQRVADVLALPLDAVALKQRRRQKGLEQYEKTGREGVDFVVGEGRHRFIVNLDEYLDTGLFLDHRNTRRMVEQEAAGKRVLNLFAYTGSFSVYAAAGGASEVITVDLSNTYQDWARRNLLENGFDGPRYEMVRADVFRYLDDAVERSERFDLIVMDPPTFSNSAKMQGILDVQRDHPLLVRQCLRLLNPGGVLYFSNNLRTFKLDESLVDECELQEISAQTVPDDFRNKRIHRCWRMVKRAL from the coding sequence ATGGCCGATCTCTCCGCATTTGAAAACCGCCTGCGAAAGAACCTCAAGCATTGGGGAAAATGGGCGCGCCGCAACGGCATTCAGTGCTATCGCCTGTATGACCGCGACGTCCCGGAATTTCCGCTGATCGTTGATATCTATGGTGAGCGTGTTCACCTGCAGGAGGTCGATACCGGCTGGCAAATGGACGAGGCCGACTATCAGTCCTGGCTGGACGCGGTGAGGCAGCGCGTGGCCGATGTCCTGGCCTTGCCGCTCGATGCCGTGGCGCTGAAACAGCGGCGTCGTCAGAAAGGCCTGGAGCAGTATGAAAAGACCGGGCGCGAGGGGGTGGATTTCGTCGTGGGGGAGGGCAGACACCGTTTCATCGTCAATCTGGACGAATACCTCGACACCGGGCTGTTTCTCGACCACCGCAACACGCGTCGCATGGTGGAGCAGGAGGCAGCCGGCAAGCGCGTGCTCAACCTGTTCGCTTACACAGGCAGCTTCAGTGTCTATGCCGCGGCGGGTGGCGCGTCCGAGGTCATTACCGTCGACCTGTCCAATACCTATCAGGACTGGGCACGCCGCAATCTGCTCGAAAATGGCTTCGACGGCCCTCGCTACGAGATGGTACGTGCCGATGTGTTCCGCTATCTCGACGATGCGGTGGAGCGGAGCGAGCGCTTCGACCTGATCGTCATGGATCCACCCACCTTCTCGAACTCGGCCAAGATGCAGGGAATACTGGATGTGCAGCGCGACCATCCCTTACTGGTCCGCCAGTGCCTCCGCCTGCTGAATCCTGGCGGCGTCCTGTATTTCTCGAACAATCTCCGCACTTTCAAGCTGGACGAATCGCTGGTAGACGAATGTGAGCTTCAGGAAATCTCTGCCCAGACGGTTCCTGACGATTTTCGTAACAAGCGGATTCACCGCTGCTGGCGCATGGTGAAACGAGCGCTCTGA
- the tuf gene encoding elongation factor Tu, whose amino-acid sequence MAKEKFERTKPHVNVGTIGHVDHGKTTLTAAITTILSKKFGGEAKGYDQIDSAPEEKARGITINTAHVEYETEKRHYAHVDCPGHADYVKNMITGAAQMDGAILVCSAADGPMPQTREHILLARQVGVPYIIVFLNKCDMVDDEELLELVEMEVRELLSKYDFPGDDLPLIKGSALKALEGDQSDIGEPAIFRLADALDSYIPEPERAVDGAFLMPVEDVFSISGRGTVVTGRIERGIVKVGEEVEIVGIKATVKTTCTGVEMFRKLLDQGQAGDNVGVLLRGTKREDVERGQVLAKPGSITPHTKFQAEVYILSKEEGGRHTPFFNGYRPQFYFRTTDVTGSIDLPAGTEMVMPGDNIAMTVALIAPIAMEQGLRFAIREGGRTVGAGVVAKVIE is encoded by the coding sequence ATGGCAAAGGAAAAGTTCGAGCGGACAAAACCGCACGTAAACGTCGGCACCATCGGTCACGTTGACCATGGCAAGACCACGCTGACTGCAGCGATCACCACCATTCTGTCGAAGAAATTCGGTGGCGAAGCCAAGGGTTACGACCAGATCGACAGCGCGCCGGAAGAAAAGGCTCGCGGCATCACCATCAATACCGCGCACGTTGAATACGAAACCGAAAAGCGTCACTACGCCCACGTAGATTGCCCGGGTCACGCTGACTACGTTAAGAACATGATTACCGGTGCCGCCCAGATGGACGGTGCGATCCTGGTTTGTTCCGCTGCTGACGGCCCGATGCCGCAAACGCGTGAACACATCCTGCTGGCTCGTCAGGTAGGTGTGCCGTACATCATCGTCTTCCTGAACAAGTGCGACATGGTCGACGACGAAGAGTTGCTCGAACTGGTCGAAATGGAAGTGCGTGAACTGCTCTCCAAGTACGACTTCCCGGGCGACGACCTGCCGCTGATCAAGGGCTCCGCCCTGAAGGCGCTGGAGGGCGACCAGAGCGACATCGGCGAACCGGCGATCTTCCGCCTGGCCGACGCGCTGGACAGCTACATCCCTGAGCCGGAGCGTGCCGTTGACGGCGCCTTCCTGATGCCCGTGGAAGATGTATTCTCCATCTCCGGTCGCGGCACCGTCGTGACTGGTCGTATCGAGCGTGGCATCGTCAAGGTAGGTGAAGAAGTCGAAATCGTCGGTATCAAGGCGACCGTCAAGACTACTTGCACCGGCGTTGAAATGTTCCGCAAGCTGCTCGACCAAGGTCAGGCAGGCGACAACGTGGGCGTGCTGCTGCGCGGCACCAAGCGTGAAGACGTCGAGCGTGGCCAGGTTCTGGCCAAGCCGGGTTCGATCACCCCGCACACCAAGTTCCAGGCAGAGGTCTACATCCTGTCCAAGGAAGAGGGTGGCCGTCATACCCCGTTCTTCAACGGCTATCGTCCGCAGTTCTACTTCCGTACTACGGACGTGACCGGCTCGATCGATCTGCCGGCAGGTACCGAAATGGTAATGCCAGGCGACAACATCGCCATGACTGTAGCCCTGATCGCGCCGATCGCGATGGAGCAAGGTCTGCGCTTCGCGATCCGCGAAGGTGGCCGCACCGTCGGTGCCGGTGTTGTAGCTAAGGTTATTGAGTAA
- the secE gene encoding preprotein translocase subunit SecE — translation MEVQDRIKVAAALMLMVLGVVGYYVLASSGSFVRVLSVLVGLVAAGGVVLTSTPGKGFVEFAKESVAEAKKVVWPARKETVQLTMVVFGFVVVLALFMWLVDGTITWLFYDLLLGRSK, via the coding sequence ATGGAAGTTCAAGACAGAATAAAGGTCGCTGCGGCGCTGATGTTGATGGTGCTGGGGGTGGTCGGATACTACGTGCTCGCTTCGAGCGGCTCTTTTGTCCGGGTGTTGTCGGTGCTTGTCGGCTTGGTTGCTGCTGGCGGTGTGGTGCTGACGAGTACGCCGGGGAAGGGTTTTGTTGAATTTGCCAAGGAGTCGGTGGCGGAGGCCAAGAAGGTGGTGTGGCCAGCCCGCAAGGAAACCGTGCAACTGACCATGGTGGTATTTGGTTTTGTTGTCGTGCTGGCGCTATTCATGTGGTTGGTGGATGGCACGATTACTTGGTTGTTCTACGATCTTTTGCTCGGGCGGAGTAAATAA
- the nusG gene encoding transcription termination/antitermination protein NusG, which yields MAKRWYVVHAYSGFEKSVQRALKERIDRSDMADMFGQILVPVEEVMEIRSGRKSVAERKFFPGYVLVEMEMTDESWHLVKSTPKVTGFVGGSGMKPTPISQKEVDSLMQQMQEGVEKPKPKVLFEIGQLVRVAEGPFTDFNGTVEHVDYDKNKLRVSVLIFGRPTPVELDFGQVEKA from the coding sequence ATGGCTAAGCGTTGGTATGTGGTTCATGCCTACTCCGGTTTCGAGAAGAGCGTGCAGCGTGCGCTGAAAGAGCGCATTGATCGTTCGGATATGGCTGATATGTTTGGCCAGATCCTCGTTCCGGTTGAAGAGGTGATGGAGATTCGTTCTGGTCGCAAGAGTGTGGCTGAACGCAAATTCTTCCCGGGTTATGTGCTCGTCGAAATGGAAATGACGGACGAGTCGTGGCACTTGGTTAAGAGTACACCCAAAGTGACTGGTTTTGTCGGTGGGTCGGGAATGAAGCCGACACCCATCAGTCAGAAGGAGGTGGACTCCCTGATGCAGCAGATGCAGGAAGGGGTCGAGAAGCCCAAGCCCAAGGTACTGTTCGAGATTGGTCAGCTCGTGCGTGTGGCTGAAGGGCCGTTCACCGACTTTAACGGTACGGTCGAGCACGTCGATTACGACAAGAATAAATTGCGTGTTTCTGTTCTGATCTTTGGTCGCCCGACTCCGGTCGAGCTTGATTTTGGTCAGGTCGAAAAGGCATAA
- the rplK gene encoding 50S ribosomal protein L11: protein MAKKIIGYIKLQVPAGKANPSPPIGPALGQRGLNIMEFCKAFNAQTQGLEPGLPIPVVITAFADKSFTFIMKTPPATVLIKKAAGVQKGSPKPHTDKVGKLTRAQLEEIAKTKQPDLTAADMDAAVRTIAGSARSMGIETEGV, encoded by the coding sequence GTGGCTAAGAAAATTATAGGCTACATCAAACTGCAGGTGCCTGCAGGTAAGGCTAACCCCTCGCCACCGATCGGTCCGGCGCTGGGTCAGCGTGGTTTGAATATCATGGAGTTCTGCAAGGCGTTCAACGCGCAGACTCAAGGCCTGGAGCCAGGTTTGCCGATTCCGGTGGTCATCACCGCGTTCGCCGACAAGAGCTTCACCTTCATCATGAAGACGCCGCCGGCGACCGTCCTGATCAAGAAGGCGGCTGGCGTGCAAAAGGGTAGCCCGAAGCCACATACCGACAAGGTAGGCAAGCTGACTCGTGCCCAGCTCGAAGAAATTGCCAAGACCAAGCAGCCTGATTTGACCGCTGCCGACATGGATGCTGCAGTTCGTACGATCGCGGGTTCTGCACGCAGCATGGGTATCGAAACGGAGGGCGTGTAA
- the rplA gene encoding 50S ribosomal protein L1, with protein MAKVSKRLQALKAKVDRNKLYPIEEALDLVKGAATAKFDESIDVAVNLGVDARKSDQVVRGSVVLPRGTGKSVRVAVFSQGAAAEAAKAAGAEIVGFEDLAEQIKGGMMDFDIVIASPDAMRIVGQLGQILGPRGLMPNPKVGTVTPNVAEAVKNAKAGQVQYRTDKGGIIQCTIGRASFEPAALRENLGALIEALQKAKPASSKGIYLRKVAVSSTMGVGVRVDTATLAG; from the coding sequence ATGGCTAAGGTTTCCAAGCGTCTCCAAGCGCTGAAGGCAAAGGTTGACCGTAACAAGCTGTACCCGATCGAAGAGGCGCTGGATCTGGTCAAGGGTGCGGCTACTGCCAAGTTTGACGAGTCCATCGACGTTGCAGTCAATCTCGGCGTTGATGCGCGTAAGTCTGACCAGGTTGTTCGTGGTTCGGTTGTGCTGCCGCGTGGCACCGGTAAGTCGGTTCGCGTTGCCGTGTTCTCGCAAGGTGCTGCTGCTGAGGCGGCCAAGGCTGCGGGTGCCGAGATCGTCGGTTTCGAAGATCTGGCAGAGCAGATCAAGGGTGGCATGATGGATTTCGATATCGTGATCGCCAGCCCCGATGCAATGCGTATCGTTGGCCAGCTCGGTCAGATTCTTGGTCCGCGTGGCCTGATGCCGAACCCCAAGGTTGGCACCGTTACGCCGAACGTTGCCGAGGCAGTCAAGAATGCCAAGGCCGGTCAGGTTCAATACCGTACCGATAAGGGCGGCATCATTCAGTGCACCATCGGCCGAGCATCGTTCGAGCCGGCTGCGCTGCGTGAAAACCTGGGTGCGCTGATCGAGGCCCTGCAAAAGGCCAAGCCGGCAAGCTCCAAGGGCATTTACCTGCGCAAGGTTGCAGTATCCAGCACCATGGGTGTCGGTGTCCGTGTGGACACCGCTACGCTCGCGGGCTGA
- the rplJ gene encoding 50S ribosomal protein L10 — protein sequence MSLNLEDKKAVVAEVSAQVAGAQTIVIAEYRGIEVASMTKLRAKAREQGVYLRVLKNTLARRAVADTPFAGLADQMVGPLVYGISVDAVAAAKVLHDFSKADDKIVVKAGSFDGKVMNAAEVAALASIPSRDELLSKLLFVMQAPVSGFARAMAALAEKKQAEAA from the coding sequence TTGAGTCTCAATCTTGAAGATAAAAAGGCGGTCGTAGCTGAGGTATCGGCGCAAGTTGCCGGTGCCCAGACTATCGTGATCGCTGAATATCGGGGCATTGAGGTTGCAAGCATGACCAAGCTGCGCGCAAAGGCGCGTGAGCAGGGCGTGTACCTGCGCGTTCTCAAGAACACGCTGGCGCGTCGCGCAGTTGCAGATACCCCGTTCGCCGGTCTGGCTGACCAAATGGTTGGCCCGCTGGTCTACGGTATTTCTGTTGATGCCGTCGCTGCAGCCAAGGTGTTGCATGATTTTTCCAAGGCCGATGACAAGATCGTCGTCAAGGCAGGCTCTTTCGACGGCAAGGTAATGAACGCCGCTGAAGTTGCTGCCCTGGCGTCGATCCCGAGCCGTGACGAGCTGCTATCCAAGCTGCTGTTCGTTATGCAGGCTCCGGTGTCCGGTTTTGCACGCGCGATGGCTGCCCTGGCCGAAAAGAAACAGGCCGAAGCCGCGTAA
- the rplL gene encoding 50S ribosomal protein L7/L12, translating into MAITKDDILEAVGAMSVLELNDLVKAFEEKFGVSAAAVAVAGPAGAAAPAAEEKTEFDVVLTAAGDNKVGVIKVVRAVTGLGLKEAKDLVDGAPKAVKEGANKADAESIKKQLEEAGAKVEIK; encoded by the coding sequence ATGGCAATTACCAAAGACGATATCCTCGAAGCCGTTGGCGCGATGTCCGTTCTCGAACTGAACGACCTGGTTAAGGCGTTCGAAGAGAAGTTCGGCGTTTCCGCTGCTGCTGTTGCTGTTGCTGGCCCCGCTGGCGCCGCTGCACCGGCTGCTGAAGAAAAGACCGAGTTCGACGTGGTCCTGACTGCCGCTGGCGACAACAAGGTTGGCGTGATCAAGGTTGTTCGCGCAGTGACCGGCCTGGGCCTGAAGGAAGCCAAGGACCTCGTTGACGGCGCTCCGAAGGCCGTTAAGGAAGGCGCTAACAAGGCTGATGCTGAATCGATCAAGAAGCAGCTGGAAGAAGCCGGCGCCAAGGTCGAAATCAAGTAA